Part of the Paenibacillus terrae HPL-003 genome is shown below.
CCCGACCAGCACCAGACCCAAAGATTTATACAAAAATGACCTCAACGCAATCCCTCCTACGCCCATATTTTCAAAATATAAGAAAGCGAGTTTCACACATTTCCGGTCCTTGCTTATCCCTTGACACCGCCCAAAGTCATACCCTTCACAAAATATTTCTGCAAAAATGGATAGACCAAAATAATAGGCACAGACGCCACAATTGTCATCGTGGCACGAATGGAGGTAGGAGTAACCGCCTTCGCCAGATTTTCCGAGCCTGCGAATTGGCTGGCATAATCCTGAGCGTTCACGGACGTGTTGGAATTTTGCAATATTTTCATCAGCTCATACTGGAGGGTACTCCACTGCTCATACGACGAATTGTACAAAAATACATCGAACCAGGAGTTCCATTGCGCTACTGCCGTGAACAGCGACACCGTTGCCAGCACCGGGACACATAGCGGCAAAACGATACGCATAAAAGTCGCAAACTCCCCCGCCCCATCTATACGCGCCGACTCCAAGATCCCTTCCGGTAAGCCCTCAATAAAGGAGCGAATTACAATCACATTGAACACCCCGATCAGCCCAGGCACGATATACACCCAGAAGCTTCCAAGCATCCCCAGCTCACGAATCAGGAGAAAGTTTGGAATCAATCCACCGTTAAAATACATCGTCAATATAAAAGCAATCGAGACAAATTTGCGCAGCACATACTCCGGCCGGCTGATCGTATACGCCACCATTGCACAACAAAACACCGAGGTTACCATACCTGCAACCGTACGCAGCACAGAAATCAACGTGGCATGGAAAATCGTCGCTTCCTTGAATACAAATTCGTAATTACTCCACGTAAATTCACGCGGCCACAAATAAATACCACCCCGAATCGAATCATTCGCTTCATTCAGCGAAACCGCCAGCGTATTCAAAAATGGATACAGCGTGAACACCATCAGACACAGCATAAATACCATATTGCACGCATCAAAAATCCGATCCGAGGGCGCCCGAAACCGCCCATGTAAGATCTTCCCTTTGCCCATTGACTTTCGCTCCTTTCTAAAAAAGGTCCTGATAAGGTCCGCGAAGCGGCCTGCTAAAAATCCACTGACCTGCACCTATAGCATGCATGAACAAGCGCCTTCTGCTATCGCCCCCACCAGCTAAATCCTAAAAATACCCTCCGATGGCGATAGCGAAGCTAAGCCAGCCATCATGACGCAGTTACCCAAGGAAGCGCGAGCCACGCGCCTTCCATCAAGCTCTCCCCTGCCACTACCCTCAGTTCTATAAAAGAGTGACTTTACGGCGGGGAGCAGCGGAGCGGGCAGAATTGTTCTGAAGAAGCGGCAGCGTTCGCCTTTATCCCCGGATTCCAACCTCTAATGTTTTATGATAAAAAGGAATCCGGGGGTAACAGCGATCGGAAGAACAATCTGCACGCGGAGCGACCTTCTCCCCCCGTAACTCACTCTTTTCTCAGAACAATCTCTCCTCCCCTAACCGCTTCGCAATATGATTGGCGCTAAACAGTAAAATAAAGCTGACTACTGTTTTAAACATCCCGGCAGCAATCGAAAGCGAGAAGTTGCCCATCTGAATACCATATTTCAGCACAAAAATATCCAGGTTTTCCGAGTAATCCACGTTCATGCCGTTACCCAATAAATATTGCGGCTCAAAGCCCGATTCCAGCAGATTGCCGATATTCATAATGAGCAGGATGATGAACACAGGCTTTAATCCTGGCAAGGTCACATGCCAAATCCACTGAAAACGTCCGGCTCCATCCATCTCAGCCGCTTCATATTGCGAGGGATCAATCATCGTCATCGCAGCCAAATAAATGATGGTGTTCCAGCCGACATTTTTCCATACTTCCGATGCACCGAGAATGCCCCAAAAATAGCTTCCCTCGCCCAGCCACAGGATAGGCTCCTTGATCAGCCCCAGCCACATCAGCACCTCATTGACAATGCCGCCATCCGCAGACAGCGCCGTACTGATAATGCTCGCCGCGACCACCCACGAAATAAAATGCGGCAAGTAGCTGATCGTCTGCACCACTCGCTTGAATACGATCTGACGAAGCTCATTCAGCAAAATTGCCAATATTATAGCAGTTACAAAGCCCAGCACCAGATTAATGAAGCTCATCGCCAGCGTATTGCGCATCACCCGCAGAAAGTGTTCATCCTGAAACAGAAAACGGAAATGCTTCAACCCAACCCACTGCTGATCGAGCAGCTTACGGGCAGGCTTAAAATCCTGAAAAGCAATCGTCCAGCCCCAGATAGGCAAATATTTGAAAATAAACAACCAGATTAAAAAAGGGATGGACATCCATACCAGTGCCCGCTGCTGGTTCAGCTTGTGCATAAATCCTCTAAAGCCGTTTCGCCGTGAGGGCGGCAAATGGCTCTGTGAGATCGTGACAGGTGTCGTGTGGCCCATAGCTGCTTCCTCCTTTATTTTTTACCAGCAGTTTCGATTTTTTTGACAACCTCCTTTGTAATCAGCTCCTCATACTCCTTCACATCCAGCTTGTTGAATTCAGTAGTGTATTCATTCCAAATCGACTCAAACTGCCCCGGTGCAGACAGCACTATACGTGGGAAATATTTGCGTTGCAGGTCGCCCTTCTTTTGCTGGAAGAGCTGCGCCGGTGAGCCTTGGACAATCGGGATGCTCCAAGCCGGGTACCATGGACGCTCGTCAGGTGCGGAAAACATTTGCGAGAAGGACTTAACACCATACGCTTTTAGCAACATTTTATCGCCCTCGGTATAGGACATACGCGCAACCTCAGGCTGCCGTCCGGGGCCAACCGAGTTGCCGTCAGGCAGGGTAGAACCACTACCGTATCGCGGCCAACTGTATTCAAAATATTTGAATCCGAATGATTCACGGAACGCATCCTGACCCGTCTGCTTAATTTGTTCCTTGGTCCGATAAAAGCGCCCTTTTTTATCTACATCATAGGTTTCGCCCTTGACCCCCCAGTTGGATAACACCTGGTTTTCATCGGTCAGCAGGTTGTCAAAAAACTTGATGATACGTACCGGGTCCTTGGCACTGACCGTAATTCCAATGCCTCGGTTATTAACGAATGACGACGGATCAATGTACTGATCCTTTATATTCTTGTCGTATACAACAGGTAGCCCTATATATTCCATATCATCATTGCCCGATTGTTTGGAAGCCTCCTGCAGGTTATTTAGAGCCTGCCCCGCCTGCCAGCGGTAGTCGAAGAAGCCCAGCACCTTGCCCGAGGTCAGCTTCCCCAAATATTGATCGTAATTGTCCACAAAGGATGCTTTGTCGAACAGGCCCTCTGCATTGAGCTGATTCAGCTCTTTGAGATACCGCTTCGTAATTTCCTCATCCCCATAATCCGTGGCCTGATGCGATTTCATATCAATTATCGTGCCGCCATCGTTAGGATACCCTGCCAGATGCATCGGCGCGTTCGTAAGAGCATAAAATCTATCCTGTGTGGTTAACGCCAAGTACCCGGTCAAGCCCTCGTCTGCATGCTTTTTCACATAGTTGCGAATCAGGGTCAAATACTCGTCGAGCGTTTTTATTTTTGGATATCCCGCCTCCTTCAACACCCTGCGCTGTACCCAAAAAGCTCCCTGCTCCACGTTAGGCGCGGGCAAATAGTCACCTACCACTGCACTGAGTGGAAGGAAATAGATATTCCCATCCTGCGCCTTCATCAGGTTGTAATACGGTCCGTATACACGTTTAATATTCGGACCATATTTATCAATCAAATCATTTAGCGGAATAAAGGCTCCTGCATCCAGCAGCTTATCGATTGTGCCGTCCGGTACAATCACGTCCGGGAAATCGTTACTGGCAATGAACGTACCGATTTTCGTATTGGAGTCTCCCACCAAATGCTCCAGCTTCCAGTTTACTCCTGTCTGATCCTCCAGAATTTTGCCGATCCGCGTTTCATTGGTATTGATGTCCCTCCCCGCAGTGGCATTAAAATACGTGAATGTGACCTTCTCATTGCTATCTTTTAACGCTGGATCCTTACCCACACTCCCTGAGCAGGCAGTGATCATAGATACCATCATGATGAATACCAGGCCCATTGTTCCGAATCTTTTGCTTGCCATACCAGATAATCCCCTTTCGGCCTCTTTGTCGGTTAACGTGGATATCAAATTGTAAGCACTTTCATTTTATAAAATGCCATGAACTTCGATCACCCGCCAATCTAAAGGTGTTACTTAGGAAACTAAAGGAAGCAGGCCTCATTCCACATCCGCCGGAATTAGAATACGAATCTCCGTCCCCTCGCCGGGTGCGCTGCGAATATCAAGCTCAAAGCGGCTTCCGTAGTAAAGCTTCAGACGGTAGATGACATTCTGCAGACCGATACGCTCGCCCATTTCCTCCTGTCTTTGCATGTAACTGTACAGCCGTTGTACCTGTTCCACAGACATGCCGACTCCATCATCTCGAACCGTTAACATCAGCCGCTCCTCCCGACGCTCAAAATGAATCTCGATGCGCCCCCCATGCTTCAGCGGCTCAATGCCGTGAATGCTTGCATTTTCAACCAGCGTAAGCACAACCATTTTGGGAAGCAGATAGTCCAGGTCCTCGGGTCGCGCCTGCACTTCGTACTGTATCCGCTCACCAAAGCGGTATTGCTGAATTTCCAGAAAACAACGGATCAGCTCCAGCTCCTCCCGCAACGTGACCCTATCCTTGTTCCAAACCAACGAATTGCGAAAAATTCGCGCCATATTATGAATAATGCGGGCTGTCTCGTCTTCATGCTTCATCAGGCTTCGCATACGAATCGTCTCCAGTGCATTGAACAGAAAATGTGGGTTGATCTGGCTGTGAAGTGCATTAAGCTGGGCATGCCTGCGCAGAATCTCCAAATTTTTTCGCTGAATATCCGCCACATAGACATCATTAATCAGTCGCTTTATTTTGAGCATCATCCGATTAAATTCACCGGTCAGCTGCCCGATTTCATCTCGCGATTCTGTACCGGGAATCCGTTCAAAATGCTGATTTTTCACCTTTTTCATATGCTTCAGAATACGATGAATGCGCACGTTCAGCGAACGTGTAATCCAAATAATAATCAAGGTAGGCAGCAGCATATTCATACAGGTTAACAGCAGCACAAAATTGCGGGATTCCTCCATTTCATACAGTACTTCATCGCCCGACACCGCAGCCACAATGCTCCAGCCATTGAGATTACTCGTCAGCACATAATTGGTCTTGAACTCTATAGTATCCTTGGGCTGTTGGAGGGTATTATAGGCCACAACCTTATGATTGATATCAATCTTGGGATCCGTCGTATATTCGATTTCGCCCCGCTCGTTGAGTAGAAAGAGACTGCCCCGCAAATTCAGATTATGGAAAATCTCTTGAATGGACGACATTCGCAGCTCTATTTTCAGTATTTTCTCGCGGCCATTTTGGGAATAAAAATAGTTCATCCGCCGAATCAGGCTAAAGGGATACTGCTGCTCGCCCGTACTGTCGTCAGTACGTACAAATATAGGCTTGGACTGCCGTCCGGGCGGGATTTTGGCATACCAGGACAAGCTTTTAACCCGCTCATCTATAAAGCTGATCCCCCCGGAATTCAGTAGAGTCGGATTATCTGTGTAGATCGTCATTCCACCCACAGAATGGTATACAGGACTGTACGTATTGTTTAACATACGACGTAAATAAGAATCATAGGCGGCAATATATTCAGCGGGATGGGGGTATGTTTGCTCCAATAGTTCGTTTAGCTGATGATCGGTATAAAAGATAGACGAGATTTCCATCGCATCTTCAAACTCACGGTAAAACTCAATTTTGATCTGCTCCAGCGCACGAGAAATATCCTGCATTCGCTGTTCCTTTACATTTTGCGAGGTGACGTGGTAAAAAACCAGATTGGTCAGCACCACTGGCGCAAATACACAGAGAAAATACAGCAGCAGCATTTTATCCCGCAGGCGGACGTGGTCAAGGGTTGAGCGCAGCATCCTCATTCGCTGCCCCTTTGCGGCTCCACACGGGTATTCAGGCTACTGCGGTATTCGCTTGGCTTGGCCTGCACCAATTTCTCAAATTGGGTGACAAAATAATCCGGGCTGCCAAAGCCCACACGCTCGGCAATTTCATAAATGCGCAAATCGGTCTGACGAAGCAACCGTTTAGCCTCCTGAACCCGTAATTGCAGCAGGAATTCGTTAAAGTACACCCCGTACGTTTTTCTGAACAATTGGCCCAGATAGACCGGATTTATGTAAAAGCGGGCTGCTATACTTTTCAGGTTAATGTTCTCTGCCGCATGCTGCTCAATGTAGGTGCGGATGTGCTGAATTCCTCCCTGTTGACGCTCCTTGCGCAACACTCCAATCATTCGGCTGCTTTCCTCGGCAAAAGCTGTAAATAGCCGCTGTAATTCACCCAACGACAGGTTCATATCCTGCCAGCCCATCATAGGCTCTAATGACTGAAGCGAACGTTCATCACCCTGCATATTTTGAATGACCCGCACGATGCTGATTACGCATTGATGCAAGTTCATTTTTACAGCCTCCGGGGCATAATGCTGCTCACGAAAGCTGCAAAACAGATGATCTACGGTCGAATATAGCTCCTCCAACCGCATCTCCTCCACCTGCTCCGTCAAGCAATCGAGTACATCCTGATGGATCGTCCTGTAGTGGAGCGTTGGCATTTCCTCCTCCTGATACAGGACAATGCCGCTGCGGTCATGAATGTATTTATGGAGCGCCGCTTCCTTGGCACGTTCATAGGACCTATGGATATCTTGCAATCGTTGAACAGGGCTCCCCACGTATATAAAGACCCGGTTCCCCATCTGATTTTTCAGTAACTCCATCTCCTCCAATTCCCGTTGTAGCGCTTTCATAAAAGCGTCTGCCCTGCATTCAAAGCTCTTCAAAAAGAAGTCCGGCACTATGATGCCAATCCGGTTACGGTGCTCATGGATATAGAGAGAATACTTACCATCGATCAAACGATAAAGTGCCTGCTCTACAAGCTCTCTGAATTGGAAAAGAGACAGCGGAACAGCGTTGCCATCGGGACGCCACGGATGCTGATCATTCAACTCGACGAGCACATAGTGCATATGCGCAGCTTCTCCAAGACGTAGCTGCTGTTCCCAAGCCGGCACCACGACGTCATCTTCCCCATTCATCGTCAGTGTCTCCAACAGCTCACCTGTACGGCGACTCTGATAGAGCTGTGCATTCTGTTGCTCATGATGCAGCCTTTTACTCAGTCTGCGCAGTGTAGCCGAAAAGTCCTTCTCATCAATCGGCTTGAGCATAAAATCGTGAGCCCCGTAGCGAAGTGCCTGCTGTGCATAAGCAAAATCGCTGTAGCCGCTCAAGATAATAAACGCAGGATGATCCGTCCACCGTCCGATTACACAACGAATTAGCTCCAATCCGTCCAGCACAGGCATACGAATATCGGTGATGACCAGATCAGGATGAACGCTGCCGATCAGTTCCAGTGCATCCTCACCGTTATCCGCCTCCCCAACGACCTCAAAGCCGCAGGCTTTCCAATCCATGAGTTGAAGCAGTCCTTTGCGAGTGAATATTTCATCATCTACTACAATGGCTCGATGCAGTTTCATAACCTACTTCCTCCTTTTGGTTTGAGCGTTATTTTATTTTGGTTAACTATTCCAATTATATCTAGCAATATGGTAATATGGAAACATCGGGAAATGGAAATTGCTGTTACACCTATCATTTTTCCGATTCATAGACTCCAATAACCTCTTAGGAAACACCTGCCCCCATGCCTCCACAACACGATCAACTCCTGTTTAGCAAAAACTTTTAAAAATACTGTATTGACTCTTTCTATTATTTTTAAGTATATTGATAACGATAATCATTATCATTTATGGGTGAATGGTGATGCACATCAATGGGTCCTGCTGGATCTCTTTTTCACTATACTAATCTATTTTCAGGGGGGAACAAGATTGTTGAAGGTTTGGAAAAATAAATGGATTGCAGGCTTTCTTATCGTCTTACTCATAAGCAACACCCTGCTTGCTGCAGGAATAGGATTTGCGGCTTCAGCGACAGATGAGAATGGCACTTTGCTTTCACTGGATACCGCAAAACAGAAAGCAGATGCAGTAGCAAGCTCCAGCTCAGGCGAGCCTTCCTTTAAGGAAAAGCTGGAAACAGGAGCCTTAAAACAAAGCGGAATCGCCAGAAAATCCGTTGCAGAGGCAACCTATGAAGCATCAGGAGAAACCAACGTAACACAAGCCACCTACGAACCCTCGGGCAAAGTAACCGTAATCGTGGAATTACAAGGTGCCCCGCTTATTTCCAGTGCTTCCACCAAAGCTTTCAGTAATCGACTGAATGCTCTGCAAAGCAGTGGGCGTACCCTCGCAGCCCAGCATGAATCGGTAAAAAGCCAGATTCGCGCTTTCTCCACAAAGGATTCATCTTCCTTAAAAACTTTTGGATTAAGCAAGATGACCGCCCCAAAATTAGAAGTCATCTACGATTATTACATGGTTATGAATGCGATTTCGCTAAAGGTAGACTACCAGCAGTTGAAGGAAATTCGACAATTGCCTGGTGTTAAAAACGCCTGGGTAGCCAGCACCTATGAAAAGGTCGTGCCTAAGCAGTCCATGGAGCCTCTTATGGCGAACAGCTCAGGAATGATCGGTTCTCCTGCGGCAATTGCGGCTGGCTATACAGGAAAAGGAATGACGGTAGCTGTTGTCGATACCGGTCTGGATTGGAAGCATGAAGCCTTTTCCACGCATATGCCTCCCTCATTGACCCTAAAGCATAGCCGCCAAAAGATCAGTGATATCCTAAACAGTACCGATATGTCTGCTGGCAAAGTGAAGGTAGATGATGTCTACATGGATGATAAGGTGCCTTACGCCTATGACTATGCTGACAAAGACACCAATGTTATTCCCTCAGCCAGTTCTGACAACTCCCACGGCACTCATGTGGCAGGCACTATAGCTGCGAGTGGCGATAAATTAAAAGGAATTGCACCTGACGCCCAGTTGATGATCATGAAGGTGTTTGATGACATCAACGGATATACCAATGATGCTGACATCATTGCTGCATTGGACGATTCAGTCAAAATGGGAGCAGATGTTATCAATATGAGCCTTGGCTCCAATGCGGGCTTTTCCACAGCTGGAGAAGCAAGTAAGGACGCCATGTACGGCAGAATTGAAAATGCAGGGATCAACCTGGTGGTCGCTGCTGGCAACAGTTACAGCGCCGCTTATCAAAACCAGTCCGGCTCCAACCTCCCGTTTGCCAATGAGCCCGACAGTTCCATCGTAGCCGCTCCTTCCACCTATGAAGCCGCCTTATCCGTGGCAAGTATGGTGAATAGCGGTATCTCGGACGCCCCTTATATTCTCGCAGGCGATCGAAAAATTATTTTCAACGATACCTCCAGTGCCGCTGATCCCAAAATACAGGCGTTGAACCGTACATACGACTATGTATACGCTGGTTACGGAAGCACGGAGGATATCCGGAAGGCAGGGGATTTAAAAGGGAAAATCGCCTTGATGTCCCGTGGCGGCCAAATAAGCTTCCAGGAAAAGGTCGGCGCTGCCTATGGGGCTGGCGCGGTAGCAGCTGTCATTTTCGACAATGAAACAGGCAAAGCCAACATGGATATCAGCTCCTATTACATCCCGGCCGTTTCCATTACAAAGGAAGACGGAGAGTTCCTGCTGAACCTGGCTGATAAAAAGCTGACGGTGGACGAAAAATTCAGAACAAATGCGCCTAACCCGGATGGATACAAGATGTCGGAGTTTTCTTCATGGGGCGTATCACCAGATTTGAAGCTGAAACCGGAAATCACTGCACCCGGAGAAAATATCTACTCTACCGTTCCCGGCAATCAATATGAGACGATGAGTGGTACATCTATGGCTTCTCCTCATATCGCCGGAGCCGAGGCTATAGTGAAACAATATGTCACCAATAAATTGAATATTGCAGATGCGGTCGAACGGGAAAAGCTAGTGCATACTCTGCTGATGAACACCGCTCACCCTGCCAAGGACGAGGATCAGCAGTATTACTCCCCACGCAAGCAGGGCGCAGGCTTGGCGGATGTGAGCGGAGCAGTCACGACAGGAGCTTATGTGACGGTTAAGGACAATGAAAGACCTAAAGCCGAGTTGGGCTACAACAAAGCAGGAGCCTATTCCTTCACCTTCGATATTCACAGCATGTCGGATGAGGCATTGTCCTATGACCTGAATACAGCGGCTCTATCGGAAAAAATAGTGACGAAGGACGGCAAGAGCCTCTTTGCACAGAAGTCTACAGACTATGCCGGAAAGGGCATCCAGGTACAATACAGCGGTGCAACGGACGGTAAAGTAACTGTACCTGCACATGGGACAACGAGTGTTACTGTGAAAATCACATTGTCGGATGCGCTCAAAGCACAATTGGACCAAGCGACAAAAAACGGAACCTTTATTGACGGATTCGTGATGCTGAATGCAGAAAAGGGTGTAAACCTCTCCATTCCGTTCGTCGGATTCTATGGGGATTGGGGACAACCTCGTATTTTCGATGGTACGGAGTACGGCAAGGAAGGCTACTCTATGCTAGGCAGTACAGTTTATAACTTGTATCCCGGTGTGCAATATCTTCTGGGTCAAAATCAGGTTGCCATTGCCCTGGATCTGAACTGGGGAGTCATGCCCGAGAAATTCGCAATTTCCCCGAACAGCTTGGGGAACAGCTCCAAAATTGTGGGTATCTCAACAGGCATGCTGCGGAATGCAGAAAGCTTGAAGTATACCCTTACCGACCAGGCCGGAAACATGGTCAAAGAGTTTAATTATTCGCACGTGCCCAAATCCATTTACTATCCAGGCTCTGGTGAAATCAGTTGGGCGGAGGCTCTTCTGGGCGACCAGCCTTTCTTTGACGGACTGGACCAGAATAATGACGAGGTACCGGAAGGAATATATACCTTTAAGATTACCGGGGTAGTCGCAGGTACAAACGGGCAAGGAACCGATTCCTGGACCTTTGATTTTGCCTATGACAAAACAGGCCCCAAGCTCGCCGATTACAGCATTTATAAAGAAAATGACAAGACGTATCTGAAGATGACTATCAAGGATAACCATTATACCAGCGGGCTGCAATTAACCACAGGCAATGGCGGCGCATTGTCCAATCTGGTGGCTATCAAGGATGCCGATGAAAAGCTGCCGGACGGAACCTCCGTCAATACAGTAACTATGGATATCACGGATCTGAAGGACAAGCTGACGAAAAACGGTCTTCCTACAGACAAAATCTCCGTAGACATGTTTGACTATGCGTTCAACTACAGCAGTGAAAGTATTGTTCTTGAGCCTGTTGGAACAGAAGGCATTACACTGGATAAGGAAGCTCTCTCCTTAGTCGTCGGTACAACCGAGGATTTGAAGGCAACCATTACGCCGGTAAATGCCACATACAAAGCGATTACCTGGACAAGCTCTGATCCGGCGGTGGCTACCGTCGATACAGAGGGAGCCATTACTGGCGTGAATGCTGGCACGGCAACGATTACGGCAACCTCCAATGGCAAGTCAGCTTCCAGCCAGGTTACGGTCACACCGATCGGCAGCCAAGGCATCGTGCTGAACCGAGCGGCGTTGAAGCTAACCGTTGGTTCAAGCAAGCCCTTGAAAGCGACAACCAACCCCGAAGTGGTTACAGGCCCGATCACCTGGACCAGCTCCAATGAATCGGTCGCCAGTGTGGACCAGAACGGATTGATAAAAGCAACAGCAGCCGGTACAGCAACGATTACGGCGACGGCCTCCGGAAAATCCGCCATCAGCCGGATCACGGTAGAGGCAGTCTCGAGCACTGATTTCACTATTGTGAATGGAGTTCTGACGAGCTACAACGGCCCCGGCGGTCACATTGTCATTCCCGATAGTGTAACCGAAATCGGCGAGGAGGTATTTGCCTACCGCGAGGATATTTTATCGGTGAAAATTCCGGCCTCGGTGAAAAAAATCGGCAGAGCGGCATTCAGCTATGCCAAGGAGCTTAAAGTGATCACTTTATCGGAAGGGCTGGAAGTGATCGGGGAAAGCAGCTTTTCCGACCTCGCCAAGCTTGCACAAATTACGCTGCCAAGCACAGTGAAGGACATCGGCGATAGCGCCTTTGCCCGTGACACAGCTCTGAGATCGTTGCACCTGCCGGATCGTTTAACCCGGATTAATCGAGGCGCCTTCCAGGAAACCCGTGCCCTCACCTCCATTAATATTCCAGAGAGTGTAACGGAAATTGGCGACTATGCGTTCTCTCTTACAACCAGCCTGAAAGAAATCAAGCTGCCGGACGGCCTGACCTCCATTGGCCGTGCAGCCTTCACTTCTTCG
Proteins encoded:
- a CDS encoding leucine-rich repeat protein, producing MLKVWKNKWIAGFLIVLLISNTLLAAGIGFAASATDENGTLLSLDTAKQKADAVASSSSGEPSFKEKLETGALKQSGIARKSVAEATYEASGETNVTQATYEPSGKVTVIVELQGAPLISSASTKAFSNRLNALQSSGRTLAAQHESVKSQIRAFSTKDSSSLKTFGLSKMTAPKLEVIYDYYMVMNAISLKVDYQQLKEIRQLPGVKNAWVASTYEKVVPKQSMEPLMANSSGMIGSPAAIAAGYTGKGMTVAVVDTGLDWKHEAFSTHMPPSLTLKHSRQKISDILNSTDMSAGKVKVDDVYMDDKVPYAYDYADKDTNVIPSASSDNSHGTHVAGTIAASGDKLKGIAPDAQLMIMKVFDDINGYTNDADIIAALDDSVKMGADVINMSLGSNAGFSTAGEASKDAMYGRIENAGINLVVAAGNSYSAAYQNQSGSNLPFANEPDSSIVAAPSTYEAALSVASMVNSGISDAPYILAGDRKIIFNDTSSAADPKIQALNRTYDYVYAGYGSTEDIRKAGDLKGKIALMSRGGQISFQEKVGAAYGAGAVAAVIFDNETGKANMDISSYYIPAVSITKEDGEFLLNLADKKLTVDEKFRTNAPNPDGYKMSEFSSWGVSPDLKLKPEITAPGENIYSTVPGNQYETMSGTSMASPHIAGAEAIVKQYVTNKLNIADAVEREKLVHTLLMNTAHPAKDEDQQYYSPRKQGAGLADVSGAVTTGAYVTVKDNERPKAELGYNKAGAYSFTFDIHSMSDEALSYDLNTAALSEKIVTKDGKSLFAQKSTDYAGKGIQVQYSGATDGKVTVPAHGTTSVTVKITLSDALKAQLDQATKNGTFIDGFVMLNAEKGVNLSIPFVGFYGDWGQPRIFDGTEYGKEGYSMLGSTVYNLYPGVQYLLGQNQVAIALDLNWGVMPEKFAISPNSLGNSSKIVGISTGMLRNAESLKYTLTDQAGNMVKEFNYSHVPKSIYYPGSGEISWAEALLGDQPFFDGLDQNNDEVPEGIYTFKITGVVAGTNGQGTDSWTFDFAYDKTGPKLADYSIYKENDKTYLKMTIKDNHYTSGLQLTTGNGGALSNLVAIKDADEKLPDGTSVNTVTMDITDLKDKLTKNGLPTDKISVDMFDYAFNYSSESIVLEPVGTEGITLDKEALSLVVGTTEDLKATITPVNATYKAITWTSSDPAVATVDTEGAITGVNAGTATITATSNGKSASSQVTVTPIGSQGIVLNRAALKLTVGSSKPLKATTNPEVVTGPITWTSSNESVASVDQNGLIKATAAGTATITATASGKSAISRITVEAVSSTDFTIVNGVLTSYNGPGGHIVIPDSVTEIGEEVFAYREDILSVKIPASVKKIGRAAFSYAKELKVITLSEGLEVIGESSFSDLAKLAQITLPSTVKDIGDSAFARDTALRSLHLPDRLTRINRGAFQETRALTSINIPESVTEIGDYAFSLTTSLKEIKLPDGLTSIGRAAFTSSAIGSVEIPNSVTSIGDEAFWGSRIATVQLGSGLLTIGARGFAETQISSVTIPDSVTTLGDFAFAENAKLANVSIGKGVTLMGQQAFDSNGSSSLKNIEVSADNTAFSSQDGVLFNKDKTTLIRYPAGHGRDAYTVPDTVTKIEDYAFHVAANLSSITLSDGLQTIGEHAFDSSISLLSLTIPDSVKTIGKAAFTHSDKLERVKLGDGVEELGAYAFAYSGKLTSIDLGKSVTKIGDYAFQYNSSLVEITIPDQVESLGSFVLSNSERLSIVNIGKGVTSIGGNPFASSLMIKSVNVDPDNASYASEEGVLLNKAKTNLILYPAAKPESVYKIPATVTNISNYAFQKAQFLTDIQFPEGLLTIGTSAFNRTNNLKSVKLPNSLTEIGSFAFSDTGIETIVLGSNLTKINDWAFAFSNHLKSVAILDSNTTLGEFAFVGSPNLRTVILGEGVSDIGLGAFSDTQDLTLYGWSGSKAEAYAESNSIPFKVYTPLSVQLKAKHEAADGIIALSAEAVGGIGNKTYSFRALNEDSQETVTLDTYSTGDTYQWATPQVGKYIVYADAKDETGVSKTGARQIEVLASGEVIISANPATISPTSRNFDLGHPTDVTTEITWNEAHSVTQVVYGVNQGPSRSVTEAVYNRDALVEGHDYIVKGNTLTLKKGFLSGLNLKEGDTVSIELLFDFGDKAVLTVRAIENKVVADASLRPATASFDQKSGRQEDVKATIIWNDASSITDIKQAGASIGATAYTVNGDVLTIKKEYLATQPKGNLPLAVQFDKGNDAVLMIQISDTSSSKDDGDDQDDDSDNSNGSNGNNSSGSSGSSSSASGSSTTATPSTASSVRVLDAKGNPIESFTTKLNSSTGLATITMDSDFLSNAFAASQADGKGMKTLEVTVESNQAKSYELTLPTSFVASADASRAIQIKTGMAVVTLPGNMLGTAEAAGAQHITLELSSGSNSKLDAQARSHIGTRPVIELNLKANGKRLPWNNNNAVVTVAIPYVPTAAEMKNLEHIAIQYVDAAGHATPVTSGKYDASIGAVRFTTHHFSQYAVAYVDKSFQDLGQHTWAKKQIEVLSSKGVINGTTENNFSPAAKITRAEYLTLLVKTLGLTTSFDSSFADVKQGSYYYEAAGIAKKLGIAGGSGDNKFNPNAPVSRQDMMVMTDKALQKANKLAATTSTAALDSFSDRADIAGYAAASLAALVQEGLITGSDGKIAPKAPTTRAEAAVFLYRIYNQN